A single genomic interval of Alteromonas sp. CI.11.F.A3 harbors:
- a CDS encoding mannitol dehydrogenase family protein, producing the protein MQPATNMRLNRTALSSLDESIAVPQYDVSRVEAGIVHVGVGGFHRAHEAMYVDAYMNVTGDTSWGICGVGLREADRHMQSLLKEQDYLYTLVEKHANGERKARVIGALTDFLIAGDSPMAIIDKMASEAIKIVSLTITEGGYNFDPTTGEFISQNPDVQHDLANPESPKLVFGYLTAALKKRKKMGLAPFTVMSCDNIQHNGDVLKAMLLSYIRLADDDFAHWVEQNVSFPNSMVDRITPATTDEDKAALVESGIEDNWPVVCEPFDQWIIADKFCNERPAFEDVGAQFVDNVAPYEKLKLRMLNAGHSVLGLTGSLADLDTIHESVAQTELRSLLATFMVDEVMPTLDPVAGIDVHDYKNILLARFANPYIKDSLSRICLESSAKIPVFLLPTIRENLANGGKVDISALILAAWSFYSDKRTSQKGTPLVIQDQLADELHNAASRYQDDALSFLKVNSVFGDLSDEAGFTPVYQDYLSRIYSGESILEIAKSLISAPSEPALV; encoded by the coding sequence ATGCAACCAGCAACTAATATGCGTTTGAACCGTACTGCGTTATCTTCTCTTGATGAGAGCATCGCTGTACCTCAGTACGATGTATCTCGTGTAGAAGCCGGTATTGTTCATGTTGGCGTGGGCGGCTTCCACCGTGCCCACGAAGCCATGTACGTAGATGCGTATATGAACGTAACAGGTGACACGTCATGGGGTATTTGTGGGGTAGGGCTGCGTGAAGCCGACCGCCATATGCAATCACTATTAAAAGAGCAAGACTACCTTTATACATTGGTAGAAAAGCACGCAAATGGTGAACGTAAAGCCCGTGTTATTGGTGCCCTTACCGACTTTTTGATTGCGGGCGATAGCCCCATGGCCATCATTGATAAAATGGCGTCCGAGGCAATTAAAATTGTTTCGCTGACTATCACGGAAGGTGGGTATAACTTCGACCCCACTACCGGTGAATTTATTTCACAAAACCCTGATGTACAGCATGACTTAGCGAACCCAGAATCACCAAAATTAGTTTTCGGTTATTTAACGGCTGCGCTTAAAAAGCGTAAAAAAATGGGTCTTGCACCTTTTACTGTGATGTCGTGCGATAACATTCAACATAATGGTGATGTACTCAAAGCCATGTTGCTGTCTTATATTCGTCTTGCGGATGATGATTTTGCACATTGGGTTGAGCAAAACGTAAGCTTTCCTAATTCAATGGTCGATAGAATTACCCCAGCGACAACCGATGAAGACAAAGCAGCATTAGTTGAATCAGGTATTGAAGACAACTGGCCTGTAGTATGCGAACCGTTCGATCAATGGATTATTGCTGATAAGTTTTGCAATGAACGCCCAGCGTTTGAAGATGTTGGCGCACAGTTTGTTGATAATGTGGCACCTTACGAAAAATTGAAGTTGAGAATGCTTAACGCGGGTCACTCTGTGTTGGGGTTAACGGGTTCACTTGCCGATCTTGATACAATTCATGAAAGTGTAGCCCAAACAGAACTTCGTTCTCTGCTAGCTACCTTCATGGTAGATGAAGTCATGCCAACTCTAGATCCGGTTGCAGGTATTGATGTTCACGATTACAAAAATATTTTGCTAGCACGATTTGCAAATCCGTACATTAAAGATTCACTGTCTAGAATATGTTTGGAAAGCTCTGCAAAAATTCCTGTGTTTTTGTTACCTACCATTCGTGAGAACTTAGCAAATGGTGGAAAAGTCGATATTAGTGCCCTAATACTTGCAGCGTGGAGTTTCTATTCAGATAAACGCACGTCGCAAAAAGGTACGCCGCTTGTTATTCAGGATCAACTTGCTGATGAATTGCACAACGCTGCTTCACGTTACCAAGATGATGCTTTGTCTTTCTTGAAAGTGAACAGTGTTTTCGGTGATTTAAGTGATGAAGCAGGCTTCACGCCTGTATATCAAGATTACTTGAGCCGAATTTATAGCGGTGAGTCTATTTTAGAAATAGCTAAATCGCTAATAAGTGCACCAAGCGAGCCAGCGCTCGTCTAG
- a CDS encoding mechanosensitive ion channel family protein, translating into MPEVNFAGLMLVPELVITVTVILANLFMFLIKRIFLRKFLSLTDRTSHFYDSLLAHSLNLPLTILIFVIDIWILNWLFDKYDIVNASYATSISLASKILLITAAILFLNRFAVGLLANQTQRSDSLRSSTGIIKGIVKGLIVGIGILIMLGTLGISITPIIASLGITSLAVALALQPTLENFFSGVQLVMDKPIRVGDFIELESKEQGFVERIGWRSTWIKMLPNNTIIVPNSVLAESKIINYFYPSKELSVPVDVGVHYNSDLEHVEKVTLEVAKEILVSHEWGIDDYDTFVVYHTFDNSSINFTVMLRAKEYFHRFFIKSAFIKALHKRYAAEGIIIPYPIRAINTDQESPRIDVQTTNIPNNANEPPSR; encoded by the coding sequence ATGCCAGAAGTTAACTTTGCAGGCTTAATGTTAGTGCCTGAATTAGTTATCACCGTTACTGTGATACTTGCGAACCTTTTCATGTTCTTAATTAAGCGCATCTTTCTACGAAAGTTTTTGTCGCTTACCGATCGCACTTCACATTTCTACGATTCGTTACTGGCGCACTCTTTAAACCTGCCCCTCACTATCCTTATTTTCGTCATCGATATTTGGATTTTAAACTGGCTGTTCGATAAGTACGATATTGTAAACGCGTCCTATGCGACCTCTATTTCCCTTGCGTCTAAAATATTACTGATCACTGCCGCTATTCTTTTCTTAAATCGTTTTGCTGTTGGATTACTTGCCAATCAAACACAGCGCTCAGATTCACTTCGAAGTAGCACGGGCATTATTAAAGGTATAGTGAAAGGCCTTATCGTAGGCATTGGTATATTGATTATGTTGGGTACGTTAGGCATTTCAATTACCCCCATTATCGCGTCGTTAGGTATCACATCGCTGGCCGTTGCGCTTGCCCTTCAACCCACTTTGGAAAACTTCTTTTCAGGGGTACAGCTGGTTATGGACAAGCCTATTAGAGTAGGCGACTTCATTGAATTAGAGAGTAAAGAACAAGGTTTTGTAGAGCGTATTGGTTGGCGCTCCACATGGATAAAAATGTTACCCAATAACACTATTATTGTGCCAAATAGTGTATTAGCGGAATCAAAAATAATTAATTATTTCTACCCGAGTAAAGAGTTATCAGTACCGGTCGATGTAGGTGTACATTATAACTCTGATCTTGAGCACGTAGAAAAGGTCACGCTTGAGGTCGCCAAAGAAATATTGGTTTCTCACGAATGGGGAATAGACGATTACGATACCTTCGTGGTGTACCACACCTTTGATAATTCCAGCATCAATTTCACGGTGATGTTAAGAGCAAAAGAATACTTCCATCGCTTCTTCATAAAATCAGCGTTTATAAAGGCATTACATAAGCGATATGCCGCAGAAGGGATTATTATTCCCTATCCAATACGCGCCATTAATACCGACCAAGAGAGTCCGCGTATTGATGTTCAAACTACCAACATCCCCAACAACGCTAACGAGCCTCCTAGCCGGTAG
- a CDS encoding MaoC family dehydratase, producing the protein MKTLIDLEVGETLEQAEWLTISQDMINQFAEATGDYQWIHLDTERCKKESPFRTTIAHGFLTASVMPKAFEGVLAASDKIASTINYGIDSLRFLEPVKSGDAIKYHFKLVEVVNKPAGKLFKMESSCVLASSGKPALVGTFLMLAVMQPSE; encoded by the coding sequence ATGAAAACTCTCATCGACTTAGAAGTTGGGGAAACCCTTGAACAAGCTGAATGGCTCACCATTTCGCAAGACATGATTAATCAATTCGCTGAAGCTACGGGTGACTATCAGTGGATACACCTTGATACTGAACGGTGTAAAAAAGAAAGCCCATTTAGAACTACTATTGCGCATGGCTTTCTAACCGCGTCGGTTATGCCTAAGGCCTTTGAAGGTGTACTTGCAGCATCTGACAAAATTGCATCAACCATAAACTATGGTATCGATTCATTACGTTTTTTAGAGCCGGTGAAATCAGGTGATGCAATCAAATATCACTTCAAATTGGTAGAAGTCGTCAATAAACCCGCTGGAAAGCTATTTAAAATGGAATCAAGTTGCGTGCTGGCCTCGTCAGGCAAACCAGCACTGGTGGGGACTTTTCTCATGTTGGCAGTAATGCAACCTAGCGAGTAA
- a CDS encoding DUF3718 domain-containing protein → MLKIVKTSLVIAATLGVSGMAQANVNEALANICTIVQADDKGELRKKMRSVESDYRLKLKDYYSGVSCSGNSLIRTAMLSNAVEAGSLLVKKMPKSDLSAPETDGKTLQAWVSENGLEGNEIATVLNGRL, encoded by the coding sequence ATGTTGAAAATCGTTAAAACTTCGCTAGTTATCGCAGCAACTTTGGGTGTATCTGGCATGGCGCAAGCCAACGTAAACGAAGCATTAGCAAACATTTGTACTATCGTACAAGCAGATGATAAAGGTGAGCTACGCAAGAAAATGCGTTCTGTAGAATCAGATTACCGCCTTAAACTAAAAGATTATTATTCAGGTGTTAGCTGTAGCGGCAACAGCCTGATACGTACCGCAATGCTAAGCAACGCTGTAGAAGCAGGTTCACTGCTAGTTAAGAAGATGCCAAAGAGTGATTTATCAGCACCAGAAACTGACGGTAAAACGTTGCAAGCATGGGTTTCTGAAAATGGCTTGGAAGGTAATGAAATTGCCACAGTCCTGAACGGACGCTTATAA
- a CDS encoding LysR family transcriptional regulator yields MNLNRIDLNLFAVFDAIYTAGSLTKAADVLCITQPAVSNSLARLREMLNDPLFVRTGHSMTPTPVAQNIIVPARQALALLRKSVQESHTFDPLTAEKAFNFASRDLLEVSIMPRLVSRLQNLAPNISLTNYEIPRSQIVSAMASGTLDFFADASTFSDPHLCKEKIAQDRFVVLARKNHPALKNGLDLDTFLRLGHINVSQRKSGAGPIDVALDRMGKRRKEVMRSQHFLTVPSTIVKTDLIACLPFHLAKHYDLAIYELPFDLPTVEYFLYWHVSADHDYAHMWMREQIMEVSSHFKSH; encoded by the coding sequence ATGAATCTTAATAGAATTGATTTAAACCTTTTCGCCGTATTCGACGCCATATATACAGCGGGAAGCCTAACAAAAGCAGCTGATGTATTGTGTATTACACAACCTGCGGTGAGTAATTCACTGGCTCGCTTGCGGGAAATGTTGAATGACCCTTTGTTCGTAAGAACTGGTCATAGCATGACACCCACCCCTGTTGCACAGAATATTATTGTACCTGCGAGACAAGCCTTAGCCTTGCTAAGAAAAAGCGTGCAAGAGAGTCATACCTTCGACCCTCTAACTGCAGAAAAGGCATTTAATTTTGCTAGCAGAGACTTACTAGAAGTTAGCATTATGCCAAGACTGGTGTCGCGGTTACAAAACCTAGCGCCCAATATTAGCCTAACTAATTACGAGATCCCTCGTAGTCAGATAGTATCTGCGATGGCAAGCGGCACCTTGGATTTCTTCGCCGACGCGTCTACATTCAGCGATCCGCATTTATGCAAAGAGAAAATAGCGCAAGATAGATTTGTGGTGTTAGCACGAAAGAATCACCCTGCTTTAAAGAACGGTTTAGATTTAGACACCTTTTTACGCTTAGGTCACATTAATGTGTCGCAACGTAAATCAGGTGCAGGCCCTATTGATGTAGCGCTAGATAGAATGGGTAAACGCCGTAAAGAAGTTATGCGAAGCCAACACTTTCTAACTGTGCCCAGCACAATTGTGAAAACCGACCTTATAGCTTGTTTGCCATTTCATTTGGCAAAGCATTACGACTTAGCCATTTATGAATTACCTTTCGACCTACCTACCGTCGAGTATTTCTTATATTGGCACGTGAGTGCAGATCACGATTACGCTCATATGTGGATGCGTGAGCAGATTATGGAAGTGTCGAGCCACTTTAAAAGCCACTAA